From a single Arachis hypogaea cultivar Tifrunner chromosome 3, arahy.Tifrunner.gnm2.J5K5, whole genome shotgun sequence genomic region:
- the LOC112778327 gene encoding uncharacterized mitochondrial protein AtMg00860-like: MDPSKIEAVVQWELPTTVTEVRSFLRLAGYYRRFIRGFSQVALPLTYLTRKEVPFVWTAECDRSFNILKEKLTTAPVLVLPDPQKPFEVYCDASHKGVGCVLMQDKNLVAY; encoded by the coding sequence ATGGATccttcaaaaattgaagcagtagtgCAATGGGAACTACCTACAACCGTTACAGAAGTTCGGAGTTTTCTCAGACTTGCTGGATATTACCGGAGGTTTATTAGAGGGTTTTCACAGGTAGCCTTACCTCTAACTTACCTTACACGAAAGGAAGTTCCGTTCGTTTGGACAGCTGAGTGTGATAGAAGTTTCAACATACTTAAGGAAAAGTTAACAACTGCACCTGTATTAGTACTACCCGACCCACAGAAACcatttgaagtatactgtgatgCCTCTCATAAAGGAGTTGGGTGTGTGCTGATGCAAGACAAGAATTTGGTGGCTTATTGa